In a single window of the Metopolophium dirhodum isolate CAU chromosome 2, ASM1992520v1, whole genome shotgun sequence genome:
- the LOC132938327 gene encoding phospholipase DDHD2-like isoform X2, producing MVINKPFKTMSAPVNISSSQSQSEDLLLYIYEPIKWHWFYCKYADKNKWVPFSQKDSDAIEQAFILNDQCNESVIATDGSRFDVYLNQRIRKPVYWSDNTTNVRRCSWFLRNSNGSNFIPYDEVIATLLEEEYKAAWESNEWGRRVPVGNYEEVVFHSPTAIIHNGVSITLLNNSEETQMDQMDQAANISSLKQCIVKRGFEEFVIPSDEPSKVDHLLFIVHGIGSYCDLKMRPIYEVVDDFRSLALQLTQSHFKTSCQSEKIGRIEVLPVSWHLALHSEDIDCKLKRITLPSIPRLRNFSNDTILDVLFYTSPTFCQTIINAVGNEMNRMYSQYLIRNPNFNGHVSIGGHSLGSLISFDLLCNQQPPSPTEQTESSVASVIQMQKPKLNRGASYVTLGKAGTGQPYITYPQLKFELDYFFGFGSPIGMFVTVRGIESLGENFKFPTCPGFLNIFHPYDPVAYRIEPLINAAFENIPPFQVPHHKGRKRMHLELKDTMAHVGAALKTHLVNSVKNTWNTVYQLAMFSKVTSGRSIEYDPRIKLDQKSQTQQADSTSASKAFQSASEYLNNKPGILNKGNRIDCVLQEAPIESFNEYLFAVGSHLCYWESEDTILLVLKEIYSILGVSPDNQIQHAILPFDIHDSENSNYPTSMQFEEPPGFNMSFGSLSSLYDDNC from the exons ATGGTTATAAACAAACCATTTAAAACCATGAGTGCTCCAGTAAATATATCTTCATCGCAATCGCAATCAGAA gatttattactatacatatacgAACCTATAAAATGGCATTGGTTTTATTGCAAGTAtgctgataaaaataaatgggtGCCATTTAGTCAAAAAGACTCTGATGCTATTGAACAAGcctttattttaa atgATCAGTGTAATGAATCAGTTATAGCAACAGATGGTAGTAGATTTGATGTTTACTTAAATCAAAGAATTCGTAAACCAGTTTATTGGTCTGATAACACGACTAATGTACGTCGTTGTTCTTGGTTTCTCCGTAATAGTAACGGATCTAATTTTATTCCTTATGATGAAGTCATAGCTACTCTTCTAGAG GAAGAATACAAAGCAGCTTGGGAAAGTAATGAATGGGGACGTAGAGTTCCAGTTGGTAATTATGAAGAAGTAGTTTTTCATAGTCCTACAGCTATAATCCACAACGGAGTATCTATAACACTTTTAAACAATAGTGAAGAAACTCAAATGGATCAAATGGATCAAGCAgcaaatata tctTCATTAAAACAATGCATAGTAAAACGAGGGTTTGAAGAATTTGTAATTCCTAGTGATGAACCATCAAAAGTggatcatttattatttattgtacatgGAATTGGGTCTTACTGTGATTTAAAAATGAGACCAATTTATGAAGTTG tgGATGATTTTCGAAGTTTAGCTCTTCAGTTAACACAGTCACATTTTAAAACATCATGTCAATCAGAAAAAATTGGTAGAATTGAAGTATTACCTGTTTCGTGGCATTTAGCTCTGCATAGTGAAGATATTGATTGTAAGCTCAAAAGAATTACATTGCCATCAATTCCACGTCTCAGGAACTTTAGCAATGACACTATATtggatgttttattttatacaagtcCCACATTTTGTCAA ACTATAATAAATGCTGTTGGAAATGAAATGAATCGAATGTATAGCCAATATCTAATAAGAAATCCAAATTTTAATGGACATGTTTCAATAGGTGGTCATAGTCTTGGATCTTTAATTTCATTTGATTTACTGTGTAATCAACAACCACCAAGTCCAACAGAACAAACT gaATCATCTGTAGCATCAGTTATTCAAATGCAAAAGCCTAAATTAAACCGTGGTGCATCATATGTAACATTAGGAAAAGCTGGTACTGGACAACCATATATCACGTATCCACAactaaaatttgaacttgattACTTTTTTGGTTTTGGCTCACCCATtg GTATGTTTGTAACAGTGCGAGGTATTGAAAGCTTAGGAGAAAACTTCAAATTTCCAACTTGTCCCGGATTTCTCAATATTTTTCACCCGTATGACCCAGTTGCCTACCGTATTGAACCATTAATTAACGCTGCTTTTGAAAATATACCTCCTTTCCAAGTGCCACATCACAAAGGGCGTAAAAGAATGCatttag aactaAAAGATACTATGGCACATGTGGGAGCAGCTTTAAAGACGCATCTTGTAAATTCTGTAAAAAATACGTGGAATACTGTTTATCAGTTGGCTATGTTTTCTAAAGTAACTTCAGGTCGTTCAATAGAATACGACCCTAGGATT aaATTAGATCAGAAATCACAAACTCAACAAGCAGATTCTACAAGTGCCTCAAAAGCGTTTCAGAGTGCGTCTGAATACCTTAATAATAAACCTGGTATTCTAAACAAAGGAAATAGAATAGATTGTGTTCTACAAGAGGCACCAATTGAAAGTTTTAATGAATACTTATTTGCTGTAGGCAGTCATTTATGTTATTG ggAATCTGAAGACACTATTTTGTTAGTATTGAAGGAAATTTATTCAATACTTGGAGTATCGCCTGATAATCAAATTCAACATGCTATTCTACCATTTGATATCCACGATAGCGAAAATTCTAATTATCCAACTAGTATGCAATTTGAGGAGCCACCAGGATTTAACATGTCTTTTGGATCATTATCATCACTTTATGATGATAACTGTTAA
- the LOC132938327 gene encoding phospholipase DDHD2-like isoform X1, whose product MSDITENKEDTSSSNIIKENSHSQINTTDKNTANQFQESLTLSLLQQNISEVNLEESQSQCLRTAGEKLKQHLNSSCGFSNLDEYNSHIVPPRGTLGNIQHIVTTPHIDNSELPSTSNVANNQNYSTVTETSNMVINKPFKTMSAPVNISSSQSQSEDLLLYIYEPIKWHWFYCKYADKNKWVPFSQKDSDAIEQAFILNDQCNESVIATDGSRFDVYLNQRIRKPVYWSDNTTNVRRCSWFLRNSNGSNFIPYDEVIATLLEEEYKAAWESNEWGRRVPVGNYEEVVFHSPTAIIHNGVSITLLNNSEETQMDQMDQAANISSLKQCIVKRGFEEFVIPSDEPSKVDHLLFIVHGIGSYCDLKMRPIYEVVDDFRSLALQLTQSHFKTSCQSEKIGRIEVLPVSWHLALHSEDIDCKLKRITLPSIPRLRNFSNDTILDVLFYTSPTFCQTIINAVGNEMNRMYSQYLIRNPNFNGHVSIGGHSLGSLISFDLLCNQQPPSPTEQTESSVASVIQMQKPKLNRGASYVTLGKAGTGQPYITYPQLKFELDYFFGFGSPIGMFVTVRGIESLGENFKFPTCPGFLNIFHPYDPVAYRIEPLINAAFENIPPFQVPHHKGRKRMHLELKDTMAHVGAALKTHLVNSVKNTWNTVYQLAMFSKVTSGRSIEYDPRIKLDQKSQTQQADSTSASKAFQSASEYLNNKPGILNKGNRIDCVLQEAPIESFNEYLFAVGSHLCYWESEDTILLVLKEIYSILGVSPDNQIQHAILPFDIHDSENSNYPTSMQFEEPPGFNMSFGSLSSLYDDNC is encoded by the exons atgtctgacaTAACTGAAAATAAAGAGGACACTTCAtccagtaatattataaaagaaaattcacATTCCCAAATTAATACCacag ATAAGAATACTGCTAACCAATTCCAAGAATCTTTAACTCTTTCtctattacaacaaaatattagtgAAGTGAATTTGGAAGAATCCCAATCCCAATGTTTAAGAACTGCAGGTGAAAAACttaaacaacatttaaatagtAGTTGTGGATTTTCTAATCTTGATGAATATAATTCTCATATTGTACCACCAAGGGGAACATTGGGAAATATTCAACATATCGTCACTACACCTCatatag ataATTCTGAACTACCATCAACTAGTAATGTTGCAAACAACCAAAATTATTCAACAGTTACGGAAACATCAAACATGGTTATAAACAAACCATTTAAAACCATGAGTGCTCCAGTAAATATATCTTCATCGCAATCGCAATCAGAA gatttattactatacatatacgAACCTATAAAATGGCATTGGTTTTATTGCAAGTAtgctgataaaaataaatgggtGCCATTTAGTCAAAAAGACTCTGATGCTATTGAACAAGcctttattttaa atgATCAGTGTAATGAATCAGTTATAGCAACAGATGGTAGTAGATTTGATGTTTACTTAAATCAAAGAATTCGTAAACCAGTTTATTGGTCTGATAACACGACTAATGTACGTCGTTGTTCTTGGTTTCTCCGTAATAGTAACGGATCTAATTTTATTCCTTATGATGAAGTCATAGCTACTCTTCTAGAG GAAGAATACAAAGCAGCTTGGGAAAGTAATGAATGGGGACGTAGAGTTCCAGTTGGTAATTATGAAGAAGTAGTTTTTCATAGTCCTACAGCTATAATCCACAACGGAGTATCTATAACACTTTTAAACAATAGTGAAGAAACTCAAATGGATCAAATGGATCAAGCAgcaaatata tctTCATTAAAACAATGCATAGTAAAACGAGGGTTTGAAGAATTTGTAATTCCTAGTGATGAACCATCAAAAGTggatcatttattatttattgtacatgGAATTGGGTCTTACTGTGATTTAAAAATGAGACCAATTTATGAAGTTG tgGATGATTTTCGAAGTTTAGCTCTTCAGTTAACACAGTCACATTTTAAAACATCATGTCAATCAGAAAAAATTGGTAGAATTGAAGTATTACCTGTTTCGTGGCATTTAGCTCTGCATAGTGAAGATATTGATTGTAAGCTCAAAAGAATTACATTGCCATCAATTCCACGTCTCAGGAACTTTAGCAATGACACTATATtggatgttttattttatacaagtcCCACATTTTGTCAA ACTATAATAAATGCTGTTGGAAATGAAATGAATCGAATGTATAGCCAATATCTAATAAGAAATCCAAATTTTAATGGACATGTTTCAATAGGTGGTCATAGTCTTGGATCTTTAATTTCATTTGATTTACTGTGTAATCAACAACCACCAAGTCCAACAGAACAAACT gaATCATCTGTAGCATCAGTTATTCAAATGCAAAAGCCTAAATTAAACCGTGGTGCATCATATGTAACATTAGGAAAAGCTGGTACTGGACAACCATATATCACGTATCCACAactaaaatttgaacttgattACTTTTTTGGTTTTGGCTCACCCATtg GTATGTTTGTAACAGTGCGAGGTATTGAAAGCTTAGGAGAAAACTTCAAATTTCCAACTTGTCCCGGATTTCTCAATATTTTTCACCCGTATGACCCAGTTGCCTACCGTATTGAACCATTAATTAACGCTGCTTTTGAAAATATACCTCCTTTCCAAGTGCCACATCACAAAGGGCGTAAAAGAATGCatttag aactaAAAGATACTATGGCACATGTGGGAGCAGCTTTAAAGACGCATCTTGTAAATTCTGTAAAAAATACGTGGAATACTGTTTATCAGTTGGCTATGTTTTCTAAAGTAACTTCAGGTCGTTCAATAGAATACGACCCTAGGATT aaATTAGATCAGAAATCACAAACTCAACAAGCAGATTCTACAAGTGCCTCAAAAGCGTTTCAGAGTGCGTCTGAATACCTTAATAATAAACCTGGTATTCTAAACAAAGGAAATAGAATAGATTGTGTTCTACAAGAGGCACCAATTGAAAGTTTTAATGAATACTTATTTGCTGTAGGCAGTCATTTATGTTATTG ggAATCTGAAGACACTATTTTGTTAGTATTGAAGGAAATTTATTCAATACTTGGAGTATCGCCTGATAATCAAATTCAACATGCTATTCTACCATTTGATATCCACGATAGCGAAAATTCTAATTATCCAACTAGTATGCAATTTGAGGAGCCACCAGGATTTAACATGTCTTTTGGATCATTATCATCACTTTATGATGATAACTGTTAA
- the LOC132938331 gene encoding uncharacterized protein LOC132938331: protein MHLFNLFLLYCIVPCIIANDITILTDWKKTTLQCMNNFFENTGYLTRNDTNVTIYGLDEKEESMVHNIVLRNFNELMSEYHKTDYLLQEQSQKYYSRLIDVLNTSKNQFLLFGEKSMFIDEDFFLQNHTNVEIVWCKNGECENCKEKMPKPLAIVNQVSEIKTNDDQNQSKNKASDKSWSDEMIDGAKSFRLELSPYSVLSGASGETVKLYFRVINTNWTPMEYNFNCYDQMGLIRSVLPTSIILPPNSPFDVMVVLEVIGPEGSTDQITFSVLHPEFETIKVNFYIGKLTGDTTRPTIDYIFNGDCRFADTPHTCASEKWNVEVTIQDENSGLAMISSIPNNLRFRSEFSIGTKEPVIAYYTATCCFPKFEIIATDLRGNTQKKTIDAEKQYLNFAEISLIVLSAIVLLLLISLLIWSIIRCQRRKRSRDFLSR from the exons ATGCATTTATTTAACTTGTTCttactatattgtatagttcCGTGTATTATCGCTAATGATATTACAATCTTAACAGATTGGAAAAAAACAACTTTACAATGTAtgaataacttttttgaaaatacagGATATTTGACAAGAAATGATACTAATGTGACTATATATGGACTAGATGAAAAAGAAG AGAGTATGGTTCATAATATAGTTCTGAGAAATTTTAACGAATTGATGTCTGAGTACCATAAAACTGATTATCTACTTCAAGAACAAAGTCAAAAGTATTATTCTAGATTAATAGATGTTCTGAATACTTCAAAgaatcaatttttattgtttggtGAAAAATCAATGTTTATTGATGAagatttttttctacaaaaccATACAAAT gtAGAAATTGTATGGTGTAAAAATGGTGAATGTGAAAATTGTAAAGAAAAAATGCCTAAACCATTAGCAATCGTGAATCAAGTTTCAGAAATTAAAACCAATGATGATCAAAATCAatcaaaaa ataaagcTTCTGATAAATCATGGTCAGATGAAATGATAGATGGAGCTAAAAGTTTTAGACTGGAACTGTCTCCTTATTCTGTTTTATCAGGGGCTTCAGGAGAAACAGTTAAGTTATATTTCAgagttattaatacaaattggaCACCTatggaatacaattttaattgctATGATCAAATGGGTCTTATAAGATCAGTTTTACCTACAAG tataatactacCTCCAAATAGTCCATTTGATGTGATGGTAGTTTTGGAGGTAATAGGACCAGAAGGATCAACTgatcaaattacattttctgTTCTTCATCCAGAATTTGAAactataaaagttaatttttacattGGAAAACTA ACAGGAGATACTACACGTCCTacaatagattatatatttaatgggGATTGTCGATTTGCAGATACTCCACATACTTGTGCATCAGAAAAATGGAATGTTGAAGTAACTATTCAAGATGAAAATTCAG gattagCTATGATATCATCAATACCAAATAATTTACGGTTCCGTAGTGAGTTTAGTATCGGAACTAAAGAACCAgtaatagcatattatacagCAACATGTTGTTTTCCAAAATTTGAAATCATTGCCACAGACCTACGAGGAAAtacgcaaaaaaaaacaatagatgcagaaaaac AATACTTAAATTTTGCAGAAATTTCGTTAATAGTTCTATCAGCAATAGTTTTATTGCTTCTAATTTCACTTTTAATTTGGAGTATTATAAGATGTCAACGAAGAAAAAGAAGTCGTGATTTTTTATCaagataa